One Mauremys mutica isolate MM-2020 ecotype Southern chromosome 9, ASM2049712v1, whole genome shotgun sequence DNA segment encodes these proteins:
- the LOC123377848 gene encoding hepatocyte cell adhesion molecule-like isoform X3, with protein MERSGAQLLVCFLLTVLIWVREIPAVSITHVTARTLSPCYSANLTPTSDRLISAVGCTVVFSPPGLNFSTGIVRWDYKNVSSTVLSIIVYYKEQSKVDLHPSYNGNVEFSKTHWTLQIKLQLGDGGMYSFRTNSQETKWFQLEVIEPLSQPELRSNSSLVGSTIEFVCKVPVGKVDYYRWKKDGKRLPEDSRFLLFQNDSILCILNTALSDNGVYTCEVSNQVSCNETSLKLDIQNHLNVVVGVVVVIGVLVLGSKGVLQTGACKKRVPGMSL; from the exons ATGGAGCGTTCCGGAGCTCAG CTGCTGGTTTGTTTTCTCCTCACGGTGCTGATCTGGGTCCGTGAAATTCCAGCAGTAAGCATCACACATGTTACAG CACGGACTCTTTCTCCATGTTACTCTGCCAATCTTACACCGACATCAGACAGGCTAATCTCTGCTGTAGGCTGCACTGTGGTGTTCTCTCCACCAGGCCTGAATTTTAGCACTGGGATTGTACGCTGGGATTATAAAAATGTCTCCTCTACTGTTCTGTCCATCATAGTATATTATAAGGAGCAATCAAAAGTTGATTTACATCCTTCATATAATGGGAACGTTGAGTTCAGCAAAACCCATTGGACTCTCCAAATAAAATTGCAGTTGGGAGATGGAGGAATGTACAGTTTTAGAACAAACTCCCAGGAAACTAAGTGGTTCCAGCTGGAGGTTATTG AGCCCTTGTCTCAGCCAGAACTCCGGAGCAACTCTTCCTTGGTGGGCTCCACCATCGAATTTGTCTGTAAGGTGCCAGTAGGGAAAGTTGATTACTATCGGTGGAAGAAGGATGGCAAGCGTCTCCCTGAAGACAGTCGCTTCCTGCTCTTTCAGAATGACAGCATTTTATGTATACTGAACACTGCACTGTCTGACAATGGGGTGTACACCTGCGAAGTCAGCAATCAAGTCAGCTGCAATGAAACCTCCCTGAAACTAGACATCCAGA atcaTTTAAATGTGGTTGTGGGAGTTGTCGTGGTGATTGGCGTCCTTGTACTAG
- the LOC123377848 gene encoding hepatocyte cell adhesion molecule-like isoform X2: MERSGAQLLVCFLLTVLIWVREIPAVSITHVTARTLSPCYSANLTPTSDRLISAVGCTVVFSPPGLNFSTGIVRWDYKNVSSTVLSIIVYYKEQSKVDLHPSYNGNVEFSKTHWTLQIKLQLGDGGMYSFRTNSQETKWFQLEVIEPLSQPELRSNSSLVGSTIEFVCKVPVGKVDYYRWKKDGKRLPEDSRFLLFQNDSILCILNTALSDNGVYTCEVSNQVSCNETSLKLDIQNHLNVVVGVVVVIGVLVLDHFKLQQKEEPGSFWAAEQSFSLC, translated from the exons ATGGAGCGTTCCGGAGCTCAG CTGCTGGTTTGTTTTCTCCTCACGGTGCTGATCTGGGTCCGTGAAATTCCAGCAGTAAGCATCACACATGTTACAG CACGGACTCTTTCTCCATGTTACTCTGCCAATCTTACACCGACATCAGACAGGCTAATCTCTGCTGTAGGCTGCACTGTGGTGTTCTCTCCACCAGGCCTGAATTTTAGCACTGGGATTGTACGCTGGGATTATAAAAATGTCTCCTCTACTGTTCTGTCCATCATAGTATATTATAAGGAGCAATCAAAAGTTGATTTACATCCTTCATATAATGGGAACGTTGAGTTCAGCAAAACCCATTGGACTCTCCAAATAAAATTGCAGTTGGGAGATGGAGGAATGTACAGTTTTAGAACAAACTCCCAGGAAACTAAGTGGTTCCAGCTGGAGGTTATTG AGCCCTTGTCTCAGCCAGAACTCCGGAGCAACTCTTCCTTGGTGGGCTCCACCATCGAATTTGTCTGTAAGGTGCCAGTAGGGAAAGTTGATTACTATCGGTGGAAGAAGGATGGCAAGCGTCTCCCTGAAGACAGTCGCTTCCTGCTCTTTCAGAATGACAGCATTTTATGTATACTGAACACTGCACTGTCTGACAATGGGGTGTACACCTGCGAAGTCAGCAATCAAGTCAGCTGCAATGAAACCTCCCTGAAACTAGACATCCAGA atcaTTTAAATGTGGTTGTGGGAGTTGTCGTGGTGATTGGCGTCCTTGTACTAG